A portion of the Paenibacillus marchantiae genome contains these proteins:
- a CDS encoding FadR/GntR family transcriptional regulator, whose amino-acid sequence MGPELNELELEYELLKQLRDASAPIGASTLVHTLGKTYGLSQATIGRRLMEMDVEGFTILEGRRGRVLTEQGLERIKILEKDLQQKSVNSQLIQMLNHSGEKALLDVLVARRALEREIASLAAQRASKEYIVLLEASIATQHQLLSQNIIPYEEDREFHRLLAYAAQNQILLHAVELVWETSRDFLETAYIRQRVGSELVVDHQRILEAVAAGSPEQAEAAMVNHINQMIEDVKRYFAMQNLNITSDETR is encoded by the coding sequence GTGGGTCCTGAGCTAAACGAATTGGAGTTGGAATACGAACTGCTGAAGCAGCTTCGGGACGCGAGCGCTCCCATCGGGGCCAGCACGTTGGTTCATACCCTGGGCAAAACGTACGGTCTAAGTCAGGCTACAATCGGAAGAAGACTTATGGAGATGGACGTTGAAGGTTTCACGATACTGGAGGGCCGGAGGGGAAGGGTTCTGACCGAACAGGGGCTGGAACGAATCAAGATTCTGGAGAAGGATTTACAGCAAAAAAGTGTAAATTCCCAGCTCATTCAGATGCTGAACCATTCCGGTGAAAAGGCTCTGCTCGATGTCCTTGTAGCCAGAAGGGCTCTGGAACGGGAAATTGCTTCCCTGGCAGCACAACGAGCCTCCAAAGAATACATAGTGCTACTGGAAGCCTCTATTGCTACCCAGCATCAATTGCTTTCCCAGAATATTATTCCTTACGAGGAAGACCGGGAATTTCACAGGCTACTGGCTTATGCGGCTCAAAACCAGATTCTGCTGCATGCGGTTGAACTCGTCTGGGAGACAAGCCGTGATTTCCTGGAAACAGCTTATATTAGGCAAAGAGTAGGTAGCGAACTGGTCGTGGACCACCAGCGGATTCTGGAGGCAGTAGCAGCAGGCTCCCCGGAACAGGCTGAAGCGGCAATGGTGAATCATATTAACCAGATGATTGAGGATGTCAAACGATATTTTGCCATGCAGAACCTTAATATAACTTCGGATGAGACCCGGTGA
- a CDS encoding hydantoinase/oxoprolinase family protein: protein MKTIYRLGIDIGGTFTDALVMDNHGRVIAALKTPSIAAAPEQAIFNALDQLKESGIDLHEIDLFVHGTTLGVNTLIERNGAVTGLLVTKGFRDILEIRRLRLEDTTNLYGDKTDALVPRHLVKEVDERALASGSILQPLDQKQLLQAVDELVEEGVTALAISFLHAYINPAHEQLAEELIRERHPHLFLCRSSAIWPQQREFERTLATAMNAYVGERMGSYFLRLQEGIGAYGLKANLLSTMSNGGIMTAARAAKEPVRTLLSGPASGVIAATHIAEQAGIHQVITFDMGGTSVDVALIDKEPAYSTENKVGDFPVIIPAVDVTAIGAGGGSIAWLDSVGVLKVGPRSAGANPGPASYHRGGEEPTTTDAYLQLGILQADRFLGGQMNLYPELAERALGNLGERLGLSPTQTAQAILDVATANMYAQFSPLMARKGVDPRDFTLLAYGGAGPMHAFLMAREVGIRRVLIPPSPGTLCAMGCTVANLRNDFVHTLHKSSQTLEPGELSTLYTRLENQGRSWVEEEARGGVKLEHIYCLYSADMRYEGQAFDLEVTLTSEEIADPEKARIKFHMYYQNVFGISQPEADVMFVSLRATIVGILPTQSTASPAELPFDESEAEERIITFDHEQRIAKVLKRGQIPLDMPILGPVIVEEYDTTIFIPPGFTVYRDGNGNVIGEVEQ from the coding sequence GTGAAAACAATTTATCGATTAGGTATAGATATCGGAGGCACATTCACGGATGCCCTAGTTATGGACAATCATGGCAGGGTGATTGCGGCACTGAAAACGCCATCGATTGCAGCAGCTCCGGAACAGGCGATTTTTAATGCACTTGATCAGCTCAAGGAAAGCGGAATCGATCTTCATGAGATCGATCTGTTTGTGCACGGAACAACACTTGGGGTTAACACCCTAATTGAGCGTAACGGCGCAGTTACAGGTCTGTTGGTCACCAAAGGTTTCCGGGATATTCTCGAGATTCGGAGGCTACGACTCGAGGATACAACCAATCTGTATGGTGACAAGACCGATGCGCTTGTTCCGAGACATCTCGTTAAGGAAGTGGATGAGCGAGCACTTGCGAGCGGTAGCATACTTCAACCACTGGATCAGAAGCAACTGCTTCAAGCGGTAGACGAGCTAGTGGAAGAGGGGGTTACTGCCTTGGCGATCAGTTTTTTGCACGCTTATATCAATCCTGCTCATGAGCAGCTTGCGGAAGAGTTAATCAGAGAACGTCATCCGCACCTGTTTCTCTGCAGAAGCAGTGCCATTTGGCCGCAGCAGCGTGAATTCGAACGTACACTCGCCACAGCCATGAATGCATATGTTGGGGAACGCATGGGATCATACTTTCTTCGTCTGCAAGAAGGAATTGGCGCTTACGGTCTGAAAGCCAATCTGCTGTCCACGATGTCCAATGGTGGAATCATGACGGCGGCCAGAGCGGCCAAAGAGCCTGTACGTACTCTTCTGTCTGGACCTGCTTCCGGCGTAATCGCAGCAACCCATATTGCCGAGCAGGCCGGCATTCATCAAGTCATCACGTTTGACATGGGCGGGACAAGCGTTGATGTTGCCCTCATCGATAAAGAGCCTGCCTATTCTACCGAGAATAAGGTTGGGGATTTTCCAGTCATCATTCCCGCTGTGGATGTAACCGCGATCGGAGCGGGTGGGGGCTCAATTGCCTGGCTCGATTCCGTAGGGGTACTCAAGGTGGGACCACGAAGTGCAGGAGCCAATCCAGGTCCAGCCTCCTATCATCGTGGGGGAGAAGAGCCAACAACAACGGATGCTTATCTGCAACTGGGCATTTTGCAGGCTGATCGATTCCTTGGCGGACAGATGAATCTTTACCCCGAGCTTGCAGAACGTGCTCTGGGCAATCTTGGCGAACGGCTTGGACTAAGTCCCACGCAAACTGCACAGGCCATTCTTGATGTGGCCACCGCCAATATGTATGCCCAGTTCTCTCCGCTCATGGCACGCAAGGGGGTTGATCCCCGGGACTTTACGCTGCTCGCCTATGGTGGAGCTGGGCCAATGCATGCTTTTCTCATGGCGCGTGAAGTGGGCATCCGCCGAGTGCTGATCCCACCATCTCCAGGAACACTTTGTGCCATGGGCTGCACGGTTGCCAACCTTCGCAATGATTTCGTTCATACCTTGCACAAAAGCAGTCAGACGCTTGAGCCTGGTGAGTTATCGACTCTTTACACCAGACTGGAGAATCAAGGTCGTAGTTGGGTTGAAGAGGAAGCCCGCGGCGGAGTGAAACTGGAACATATCTATTGCTTATACAGCGCCGACATGCGTTACGAAGGTCAGGCCTTTGATTTGGAGGTTACGCTCACATCCGAAGAAATCGCCGATCCTGAGAAAGCAAGGATCAAATTCCATATGTACTACCAAAATGTGTTTGGCATCAGCCAGCCGGAAGCTGATGTGATGTTCGTTAGTCTGAGAGCGACCATTGTTGGCATTCTGCCCACCCAAAGCACAGCATCTCCGGCAGAGTTGCCATTCGATGAGAGTGAAGCAGAAGAACGGATAATCACTTTTGACCACGAACAGCGAATAGCAAAAGTTCTAAAGAGGGGACAGATCCCACTGGATATGCCCATTCTTGGGCCCGTTATTGTGGAGGAATATGATACAACCATTTTCATCCCGCCTGGGTTTACGGTATACCGGGATGGTAACGGTAATGTGATTGGGGAGGTGGAGCAATGA
- a CDS encoding hydantoinase B/oxoprolinase family protein has translation MIGDKVFLEIFNNRIQAAVEEMANVVLRTGFTAFVKETGDFGTYLLSPSGETFGSPLETGYNLSLGIPAAATINSITDWKEGDLVICNDPYSTKGMVTHLPDVHLIKPYFHKGEIIAYGMCFVHSSDVGGKVPGSVSPSAYDIHMEGIRIAPVKLYEAGVLNEQILRMFLDNSRIPEQNLGDLKALMAALNRGEQRLEELIGRYGVERIQQGIKQLLEYAELKARAIVQEIPDGSYEFWDYLEKGPGGYPIRLRCKMTIAGSDIHLDFSGTDPQVRASFNIPTHNQQGHYMLVPALIRYFRTLDPTIPWNSGMIRMVRNYAPPASVLNPEPMAAVGARAATFIRLMDVITGALGKAQASKVPAAGAGQACIVMMAMTDASDGKKKVGVIQPICGGSGARPMKDGIDGMDFAVGHLRNIPAETVESEMPVLIEHYGLRADSAGAGTFRGGSGIDLCVKILTPDTVMTARNMERMEFHPWGRLGGGVGTHGEAILNAGRASEHHLGRIDELLLQPGETVTFLSQGGGGYGDPFDRDPMLVLEDVRRGLVSTEKALELYGVVIEGRNLNVSETRQLRAKRERQQEEFDYGWTRKQFEAIWTDEMQVSLNQALLNVPLALRDYLKRQTMGAVEEKQTATVSVSPHEISGIMEGLRQKIGLH, from the coding sequence ATGATTGGCGACAAGGTTTTTCTTGAAATTTTCAACAACCGGATTCAGGCTGCGGTGGAGGAAATGGCCAATGTCGTGCTGCGCACGGGATTCACCGCTTTTGTTAAAGAAACGGGCGATTTTGGAACCTACCTCTTGTCACCATCCGGGGAAACGTTTGGGTCGCCATTGGAGACGGGTTACAATCTGTCCCTTGGCATCCCTGCTGCGGCGACCATAAACAGCATTACAGACTGGAAGGAAGGCGATCTGGTCATCTGCAATGATCCTTATTCCACCAAAGGCATGGTGACACATCTACCGGATGTTCATCTGATCAAGCCCTATTTTCACAAAGGGGAAATCATCGCATACGGCATGTGCTTCGTTCATTCTTCCGATGTAGGTGGTAAGGTACCGGGGAGCGTATCTCCAAGCGCCTACGATATTCATATGGAAGGCATTCGAATTGCGCCAGTCAAGCTGTATGAAGCAGGCGTTCTTAATGAGCAGATACTGCGCATGTTTCTGGACAATAGCCGCATTCCGGAGCAAAACCTCGGTGATCTCAAGGCACTGATGGCAGCCTTGAATCGGGGGGAGCAGCGACTAGAGGAGCTTATCGGCCGCTACGGTGTAGAGAGGATTCAACAGGGTATTAAGCAATTGCTGGAATACGCTGAGTTGAAGGCCCGCGCCATCGTACAGGAGATCCCGGATGGTTCGTATGAGTTCTGGGACTATCTGGAGAAAGGTCCTGGCGGTTATCCCATCCGATTGCGCTGCAAAATGACAATCGCGGGCAGTGATATTCATCTGGACTTTAGCGGAACCGACCCTCAGGTCAGAGCTTCGTTCAATATTCCTACCCACAATCAACAGGGGCATTACATGTTGGTTCCCGCACTCATTCGTTATTTCCGTACGCTCGATCCAACAATTCCATGGAATTCGGGCATGATTCGCATGGTTCGAAATTATGCACCACCGGCTTCAGTTCTCAACCCGGAGCCGATGGCAGCGGTTGGCGCACGAGCAGCTACCTTTATTCGGCTAATGGATGTCATCACAGGTGCTCTTGGAAAAGCTCAGGCAAGTAAGGTTCCCGCCGCAGGAGCCGGACAGGCATGCATCGTTATGATGGCGATGACAGATGCGTCAGATGGCAAAAAAAAGGTTGGCGTGATCCAGCCGATATGTGGCGGTTCAGGAGCAAGACCGATGAAGGACGGAATTGATGGCATGGATTTTGCCGTGGGTCATCTTCGAAACATTCCTGCGGAAACAGTAGAATCCGAAATGCCTGTGCTCATAGAGCATTATGGCCTTCGTGCTGATTCTGCTGGTGCTGGAACCTTCCGTGGTGGAAGCGGAATCGACCTGTGTGTCAAAATTCTTACACCAGATACCGTAATGACCGCCAGAAATATGGAGCGTATGGAGTTTCATCCGTGGGGCAGGCTTGGCGGAGGTGTTGGTACCCATGGGGAAGCGATTCTCAATGCTGGACGTGCAAGTGAACACCATCTGGGAAGAATTGATGAGTTGCTGCTCCAACCCGGAGAGACGGTGACGTTCCTGTCACAGGGCGGAGGTGGATATGGCGATCCATTTGATCGGGATCCAATGCTGGTTCTGGAGGATGTTAGAAGAGGACTGGTATCGACGGAAAAAGCTCTTGAACTGTATGGTGTCGTCATAGAAGGCCGGAACCTGAACGTGAGTGAGACCAGACAGTTGCGGGCCAAGCGGGAACGGCAGCAGGAAGAATTCGATTATGGCTGGACAAGGAAACAGTTCGAGGCCATATGGACTGACGAGATGCAAGTATCGCTGAATCAGGCGCTGCTGAATGTTCCGCTGGCACTCAGAGACTACCTGAAGCGTCAGACCATGGGAGCCGTGGAGGAGAAGCAAACTGCGACCGTATCCGTATCTCCACATGAGATATCAGGCATTATGGAAGGATTGCGTCAGAAAATAGGATTGCATTGA
- a CDS encoding ABC transporter substrate-binding protein, with translation MFKSNKKRFLSLASLTLAGTLVLSACGGASSSSNTAGGSDSSGGSGDKVKLTMFIWAGSNQDVVPKEVVANYVKEHPNVEVTFEESSNAVMYPKMVAGKQADPNNPVVNFGYFNADATAKGLNDDMWEPLDTSIVTNIKDIPEQFHKPDNKGVVWGVSSFALVYNKDLVKTPPTSWNDLWDNEEFKGKTALWDYMFYSYISPLLAVKGQELGASYENPEPAFQFWADHSDQIGTLVTSNDQLKALLESGDALIAPFSAQVAQTWIDGGSPLAVAYPSEGAISFPYTLQVVKGSTPEQTRVANEIINELLSAEALSQYAEATGTPVTSTTAAVPDKYKDDPSFSVETQSNGISPDWDVLAQNSSFWKDLWDRLVKTKLQ, from the coding sequence ATGTTTAAATCAAACAAGAAACGCTTTCTCAGTCTCGCCTCACTGACACTGGCCGGTACACTGGTTCTCTCTGCATGCGGTGGCGCAAGTAGCTCCAGCAATACAGCAGGAGGATCCGATTCTTCTGGAGGAAGCGGAGACAAGGTTAAACTGACCATGTTTATCTGGGCTGGCTCCAATCAGGATGTCGTTCCAAAAGAAGTGGTTGCAAATTACGTCAAAGAGCATCCAAATGTTGAAGTTACTTTTGAAGAATCATCCAATGCAGTCATGTATCCGAAAATGGTCGCTGGCAAGCAGGCTGATCCCAACAATCCAGTTGTCAACTTTGGTTACTTCAACGCAGATGCGACGGCAAAAGGCTTGAACGATGATATGTGGGAGCCACTGGATACAAGCATCGTGACCAATATCAAGGATATCCCGGAGCAATTCCACAAGCCTGACAACAAGGGTGTCGTGTGGGGAGTTTCGAGCTTCGCGCTTGTCTATAACAAAGACCTTGTAAAAACACCGCCAACAAGCTGGAATGATCTGTGGGATAACGAGGAATTCAAAGGGAAAACGGCACTTTGGGACTACATGTTCTATTCCTATATCTCTCCACTTCTTGCAGTCAAAGGACAGGAGCTTGGCGCATCGTATGAGAATCCGGAGCCAGCATTCCAGTTCTGGGCAGATCACAGTGACCAGATCGGCACATTGGTTACATCCAATGACCAGTTGAAGGCTCTTCTGGAGTCGGGAGATGCTCTGATTGCTCCTTTCAGTGCACAGGTTGCACAGACATGGATTGACGGCGGTTCTCCACTCGCTGTAGCGTATCCGAGCGAAGGAGCCATTTCCTTCCCGTACACACTTCAGGTTGTGAAGGGGTCAACACCTGAGCAGACACGTGTAGCCAACGAAATTATCAACGAGCTGCTGAGCGCAGAGGCGCTGTCACAATATGCAGAAGCAACAGGTACACCGGTAACCAGCACGACTGCTGCCGTTCCGGACAAATACAAGGACGATCCTTCCTTCTCCGTGGAAACACAGAGCAACGGGATTAGTCCTGACTGGGATGTTCTTGCTCAAAACAGCTCTTTCTGGAAGGATCTATGGGACCGACTCGTCAAAACCAAACTTCAATAA
- a CDS encoding ABC transporter ATP-binding protein gives MSSEQELISIETREVTKTYGERAAVNHVSLQVKKGEFVSLLGPSGCGKTTLLRMLGGLEQPDQGCIMLGGRDVTGIPAYGRNSNMIFQQLALFPHMDVFNNIAYGLKVKKLPKADIRKQVHEMLELVQLGDYGRRAVSQLSGGQAQRVAIARALINRPEVLLLDEPLSALDMQLRLDMQRELKRIQREFGGTFIFVTHDQNEAMNMSDRIGVMRAGKLLQYATPDEIYERPADSFVAKFIGDTNLLATTVLGQDTNGIRVECFGYSLLVKTNENTPVALIGDRHSLSIRNEYIRLGEDANPCLNKLDGRVIEAVYGGANIRYTIQIAEGFLVQASVLHQRGASRFSPGEPIQIGFDPEDALLLSEPLLLNPVQEEGI, from the coding sequence ATGAGCAGTGAACAAGAACTCATTTCCATTGAAACAAGAGAAGTCACAAAGACCTACGGAGAGCGAGCAGCGGTTAACCATGTGTCACTACAGGTGAAGAAGGGAGAATTCGTTTCCCTGTTAGGTCCGAGTGGCTGTGGCAAAACAACACTGCTGCGGATGCTTGGCGGACTTGAGCAGCCGGATCAGGGGTGCATTATGCTGGGAGGTCGGGATGTAACCGGCATCCCGGCCTACGGACGCAACAGCAACATGATTTTTCAGCAGCTTGCGCTATTCCCACATATGGACGTATTCAACAACATCGCCTATGGGCTAAAGGTGAAGAAGTTACCGAAAGCCGATATCAGGAAGCAGGTACACGAAATGCTTGAGCTGGTACAGCTCGGAGATTATGGCAGACGAGCTGTTTCCCAGTTATCCGGGGGGCAGGCTCAACGCGTAGCCATTGCTCGCGCGTTAATCAACAGACCCGAAGTTTTGCTGCTCGATGAGCCACTTTCCGCACTGGATATGCAGCTGCGTCTGGATATGCAGCGCGAACTGAAACGCATACAACGAGAGTTCGGCGGTACGTTCATCTTTGTAACGCATGATCAGAATGAAGCCATGAACATGTCAGATCGGATCGGCGTCATGCGCGCTGGCAAGCTGCTGCAATATGCTACGCCTGATGAAATCTATGAAAGACCGGCAGACAGCTTCGTGGCCAAGTTCATCGGCGATACCAATCTTCTGGCAACAACGGTGCTTGGACAGGATACGAATGGAATCCGGGTTGAATGCTTCGGGTATTCGCTGCTGGTGAAGACAAATGAGAACACCCCGGTTGCCCTAATAGGTGACCGGCACTCGTTGTCCATTCGCAACGAATATATTCGACTTGGAGAGGATGCGAACCCTTGCCTGAACAAGCTGGATGGACGTGTCATAGAAGCAGTGTATGGCGGGGCCAATATTCGTTACACGATCCAGATTGCTGAGGGGTTTCTGGTTCAGGCCAGTGTACTGCATCAGCGGGGAGCCTCACGTTTTAGCCCGGGGGAGCCAATCCAGATTGGCTTTGATCCGGAGGACGCGCTCTTGTTATCCGAACCTTTGCTGCTTAATCCGGTACAGGAGGAAGGGATATGA
- a CDS encoding ABC transporter permease, whose protein sequence is MNRVTDRIVNLYSSKNRRWITQLLLLLPALILMGIVYLGGLLIFGRYSFDIYENGKLIRGWEWDAYRAFLSDPYYWKLIGTTFRVAFKVTLWSLLLAYPLAYCIAGLKKPGMKQLLLLLTFLPLLVSAVVRSYGWQLLLSKQGFMNWLFIRLGITDEGFSMIYNETGVVVALVHIFLPFMVFPILNVLSQSDASLKAAAQDLGAGSWRTFLTITLPLSARGIASGVQIVFTLCLTAFTTPQLIGGGRVMTLPVFIYQRTLDTNWPMAAVASIFLLVSSIIVSLLVNKGAEMLMFRRSRKGEQAYG, encoded by the coding sequence ATGAATCGGGTTACGGATCGGATCGTGAATCTGTATTCATCCAAAAACCGCCGGTGGATTACCCAGTTGCTTCTTCTGCTACCCGCTCTGATCCTGATGGGCATCGTGTATCTGGGTGGTCTGCTCATCTTTGGCAGGTACAGCTTTGATATCTATGAAAATGGCAAGCTCATCCGGGGCTGGGAGTGGGATGCTTATCGTGCTTTTCTGTCCGATCCGTACTATTGGAAGCTGATAGGCACCACATTTCGCGTTGCCTTCAAGGTCACGCTATGGAGCCTGCTGCTTGCATACCCGCTAGCTTATTGTATTGCCGGCCTGAAGAAACCGGGCATGAAGCAATTGTTGCTGCTGCTTACGTTTCTTCCGCTGCTGGTCAGCGCGGTTGTTCGATCCTATGGCTGGCAGCTGCTGCTATCCAAACAGGGGTTCATGAACTGGCTGTTCATACGGCTTGGAATCACGGATGAAGGCTTCAGTATGATATATAACGAGACTGGTGTGGTTGTCGCTCTTGTTCATATTTTTCTGCCGTTCATGGTCTTTCCGATCCTGAATGTATTGTCGCAAAGTGACGCTTCGCTAAAAGCGGCTGCACAGGATCTGGGAGCAGGAAGCTGGCGGACATTCCTCACGATTACCCTGCCTTTATCAGCGAGAGGTATTGCTAGCGGGGTACAGATTGTATTCACGCTATGCCTCACGGCCTTTACAACGCCCCAACTGATTGGCGGAGGCAGAGTCATGACACTGCCGGTATTTATTTATCAGCGAACACTGGATACCAACTGGCCGATGGCTGCGGTAGCAAGTATATTCTTGCTCGTTTCTTCCATCATCGTTTCACTTTTGGTCAATAAAGGAGCCGAAATGCTGATGTTCCGTCGTTCCAGGAAGGGAGAGCAGGCTTATGGTTAA
- a CDS encoding ABC transporter permease, with amino-acid sequence MVKSKRFTKLLLYIFAGAVAVYLLLPLLMILLTSVGSGSASKFPPEGLTLKWYANLGEQTQFLVAFKNSLIASTGAVLLALITGTLAALAIVHYPFPGAGIMRAFFVSPMVMPKITLGIAYLILFSKMHIAGGLFALILGEAVIVLPFVLTLVGSALANLQSAHREAAADLGAGPLRIFFTITLPQLRLSLLLSGSIAFVFTFDQVEAALLLLRQDSYTLPIQLFLYMEKWQDPTIAVVSVVLIAFALALFMIIKLVLRSVPGLESLFGGRKNKRRSES; translated from the coding sequence ATGGTTAAGTCGAAAAGGTTCACTAAATTGCTGCTCTATATATTTGCAGGGGCTGTAGCAGTTTATCTGCTGTTGCCACTGCTTATGATCCTATTGACATCAGTAGGTTCCGGATCGGCCAGTAAATTCCCGCCGGAAGGTCTTACCCTGAAGTGGTATGCGAATCTGGGAGAGCAGACTCAATTTCTCGTTGCATTCAAGAACAGTCTGATTGCCTCCACTGGAGCGGTATTGCTGGCGCTGATTACCGGAACACTTGCGGCGCTGGCTATCGTACATTACCCTTTCCCGGGTGCTGGCATCATGAGAGCATTTTTTGTATCCCCAATGGTTATGCCGAAAATAACGCTTGGTATTGCATATCTAATTTTGTTCTCCAAAATGCATATTGCAGGCGGATTGTTCGCTCTTATTTTGGGTGAAGCGGTCATCGTGCTTCCATTCGTGCTAACGCTTGTAGGCAGTGCATTGGCCAACCTGCAGTCCGCACACCGAGAGGCGGCAGCAGACCTTGGAGCAGGGCCACTGCGTATCTTTTTTACAATCACATTGCCACAGCTTAGACTATCTCTGCTCCTTTCAGGGTCAATCGCATTTGTCTTCACTTTTGACCAGGTAGAGGCTGCACTACTGCTGCTTCGTCAGGACAGCTACACTCTGCCGATACAACTGTTTCTTTATATGGAAAAGTGGCAGGACCCGACGATCGCTGTTGTATCTGTCGTACTTATCGCTTTTGCACTGGCCTTGTTCATGATCATCAAGCTGGTATTGCGCTCAGTACCTGGACTTGAGAGTTTGTTTGGGGGCAGGAAAAACAAAAGGAGGTCTGAATCATGA
- a CDS encoding M24 family metallopeptidase, with product MNNSHHISHSSGLNRDRAEDVMKTQGLRALIATTPENIHYVIGSQLRASNWTMQIYAILPADRSARPCIVIPTNRLGVVAQFGITGVDIFAYSDFFVEGSIEGKPSTDDIDLFYSLLQTTVIHPGPIEALKAALKQLDIENQPIGIDEMRIAPELLARITEDAPQGAVVHAYKLFRQIRLVKTPFEIEQLRQAAQVNERIEQELIDLIAAGVHEKQLADHYRLSVMKAGGTPAMTAVGAGPRSALPLIENYFHIIEPGDQIRFDLCLQLEGYWGDTGRTVVAGEPTPWMKKHFNAVKSGWETALETVRPGVKASDVFHAAVSRVQREGIPHYRRQHVGHAIGLELYDDMTLSPGDQRILEPGMVLCVEVPYYELGAGGFQIEDTVVVTPDGYEFLTHMERKLFIK from the coding sequence ATGAACAATTCACATCATATATCCCACAGCTCGGGTCTCAACCGGGACCGGGCGGAAGACGTAATGAAAACTCAGGGACTTCGTGCCCTGATCGCAACAACTCCGGAAAATATTCACTATGTCATCGGCTCCCAGCTACGCGCAAGCAACTGGACCATGCAGATTTACGCCATTCTACCTGCCGACCGATCCGCTCGACCATGTATCGTCATTCCGACGAATCGTTTGGGCGTTGTGGCCCAATTCGGTATCACTGGAGTAGATATATTTGCCTACAGTGACTTCTTCGTGGAAGGTTCGATCGAAGGCAAACCTTCTACGGATGACATTGATCTGTTCTACTCTCTGCTACAAACGACAGTCATTCATCCAGGACCGATAGAAGCGCTTAAAGCTGCACTGAAACAACTCGACATCGAGAATCAACCGATTGGAATCGATGAGATGCGAATCGCTCCTGAACTTTTGGCACGGATCACGGAGGATGCGCCTCAAGGAGCAGTTGTTCACGCGTACAAGCTATTTCGCCAAATCCGCTTGGTTAAGACGCCTTTCGAAATCGAGCAGCTCCGACAGGCTGCCCAAGTCAATGAACGGATTGAGCAAGAGCTGATTGATCTGATCGCAGCCGGTGTTCATGAGAAGCAGCTTGCTGACCATTATCGGCTATCTGTGATGAAAGCAGGTGGGACTCCTGCAATGACTGCGGTAGGAGCGGGTCCGCGCAGTGCGCTGCCGCTCATCGAAAATTATTTTCATATCATCGAGCCAGGTGATCAGATCCGCTTTGATCTGTGCTTGCAACTGGAAGGATACTGGGGAGATACAGGGCGTACCGTTGTGGCAGGAGAGCCAACTCCCTGGATGAAAAAACATTTTAATGCAGTAAAAAGTGGATGGGAGACGGCACTTGAAACCGTACGCCCTGGCGTCAAGGCTTCCGACGTCTTTCATGCGGCTGTGTCTCGCGTGCAACGTGAGGGAATTCCGCATTACCGACGTCAGCATGTTGGTCATGCCATTGGCTTGGAACTGTATGACGACATGACTCTTTCTCCTGGTGACCAGCGCATACTGGAGCCTGGCATGGTGCTGTGTGTGGAGGTACCATATTATGAGCTCGGCGCTGGTGGCTTCCAAATCGAGGACACGGTTGTTGTAACTCCAGATGGATATGAGTTTTTGACTCATATGGAGCGTAAACTGTTCATCAAATAA